The region CCGCCGTAGGCCATGCCCACGATGCCCTGCACCAGCTGCTGGCTGCCGCCGACCGCCTCGTAGACCTCCTGGTCGAAGGCGTTGATCCAGATGTTCACACGCGCGCGGACGTGCCAGAACAGGAAGTAGGCGATGGTCGCGCCGCCCCCGAACAGCACCAGGCCCAGGGTCACCCACGAGGAGCGCTGGGTGGCGACGTACAGCATCGCCAGGAAGGTGCCGAAGAGCAGCAGCGAGGTGCCCAGGTCGCGCAGGACGACCAGCATGCCGATGGCGATCAGCCAGCCGACCAGGATCGGGGCCAGGTCGCGGGCGCGCGGCAGCTCGATGAGGGTGAAGCGGCCGACCTTGATCGGCTTGCCCACGATCTGGAGCACCTGGCGCTTGCTCATCAGGTACGAGGCCAGGAAGATGACCAGCGCGATCTTGGCGAACTCCGAGGGCTGGAACTGGACCGGGCCGATCTTGATCCACAGCCGGGCGCCGTACACCTCGTGGCCGATGACCGGCAGGGCCGGCAGGGCCAGCAGGACCAGCGCCACCAGGGCGCTGATGTAGGTGTAGCGCTGCAGGACCCGGGGGTCCTTCAGGAAGACGATGATGAGGAAGCAGAAGATCAGGCCCAGGGCCGTCCAGACCAGCTGCATGCCCACGCCGGCGCTCTCGATGTTCTCGCTCTCGACGGCGTTGAGGCGCCAGATCATGGCGACGCCGATGCCGTTGAGGAACAGTGCGCAGGGCAGGATGAGCGGGTCGGCGTAGGGGGCCACGAACCGCATGGCCGCGTGGGCGGCGACGGCCAGGGCGCCGAACGTCAGCCCGACGGTCCAGGTGGCCGCCGGGACCCGGCCGCTGAGGTTGAGGCCGGCGATCGCGATGCCCAGCATCGTGATGACGACGGCCACCACGATGAGGACCAGCTCGGCGTTGCGCCGTTTGACGGGGGGGAGTGCGGTGGGGGCCTCGGGTGTCGACGTGTCACTCACCTGGCCTCACCCGCTTCCTTCCTCGGTCCCCGTGCCCTGCCCGCCCTCGGCGGCGGTGCTCTCGCGGAGGTCCTCCACCCGCTGCTGCGCGTCACGGAGGTCGTCGGCCGGGATGTTGTTCTCGATGGACTGGCGCTCGGCCTCGGAGAGCGTGTCCAGCGCGAGCCCGGAGTCCTCGACCTGCTCGGACAGGCTGAAGCCGGCGATGTCGGTGTTGATGCCGCGGTAGATCGCGACGTTCTGCCCCGACTCGGACGGGGCGATGAAGTACTGGGAGTCGATGTACTGGCGCCCGAAGTAGTAGCCCGCGCCGGCGACGAGGGCGACGATGACCAGGAAGCCGACGATCATCGGCCACCAGCGGCGGGTCTGGAGCTCCGGCTCGCCGCTCCCTCCGCGCGGGCGGCGGGGGGCCGGGGGCTCCTCGTACTCGGAGTAGGGCTGCTCCTCGTAGGGGGCGGCCGCGTAGGCGCCGCCCACCGGGGGGCCGCTCGGAGCCGGGGCGCCGGCGTAGGCCGGCTCGTCGACGACGGGGTCCATCTCGGCGGTGTCGCCGCCGGTGGAGCGCAGCTCCTGGGCGCGTCTGGCGGGGCTGTCCTGCCCCTGCTCCATCATGTCCCGGCGCTGGTCGGCGGCGCCGACCACCTGGGCGGCGCGGGTGGGGCCCTCGCGGTCGGCGTCGGTCTCGATCACGTCGGCGATGACCGCGGTGATGTTGTCCGGGCCGCCGCCGCGGATGGCCAGGTCGATGAGCTTCTTGGCGGCCGAGCGCAGGTCGGGCTCGGTGGCCAGGGTCTCGTGGATGGTCTTCTTGCTGACCACACCGGACAGGCCGTCGGAGCACAGCAGGTAGCGGTCGCCGACCTTGGCCTCGCTGATGGAGATGTCGGGGTCGACCGGGCTCTTGCCGTCGAGGGCGCGCAGGATCAGGGACCGCTGCGGGTGGGTCGCGACCTCCTCCTCGGTGATCTTGCCCTCGTCGACGAGGGTCTGCACCAGGGTGTGGTCGTGGGTGATCTGCTCGAAGCGCGAGCCGCGCAGCAGGTAGGCGCGGGAGTCGCCGATGTGGATGAGGGCGACCCGGGGACCCGACCACAGCATGGCGGTCAGGGTGGTGCCCATGTTCTCCAGCCGGGGCTCCTCCATGATCCGCCGGGACAGGGAGGCGTTGGCCTGCTCGACGGCCTGCTGGAGGGCCTCGGCCATCTCGTCGGCGGGGTGGTCCTCGGCGTCGAGGCGGCTGATCGAGGAGATCGCGATGGAACTGGCCACCTCGCCGCCGGCGTAGCCGCCCATGCCGTCCGCCACTGCGAGCAGGTGCTGGCCTGCGTAGCCGGAGTCTTCGTTGCCTTCGCGGAGGCATCCTACGTCGGAGTACGCCGCGTATCGGAGAGCGATTGTCATTTGCGCAGTTCCAGGACGGTCTTGCCGATACGGATGGGCTGACCCACCGTGATGGGCTGGGGGCGGTTCAGCTTCTGTTGGCCGAGGTAGGTGCCGTTGGTCGAGTTGAGATCCTCGACGAACCAGCGGCCGTTGTCGGAGTAGACGCGCGCGTGGCGGCCCGAGGCGTAGTCGTCGGTGATGACGAGCGTCGAGTCGGGCGCGCGTCCGATGAGGATGGGCTGGGACGCGAGCGGGACGGTGGTGCCCGCCAGCGGTCCCTGGGTGACGGCGAGGATGGAGGGCTCGTTCCGGCGCGGGCGCTGGGGGCGGGCGGGCGCGGCACCCGAGTGCGAGGGGGTGCCGCCGCCGCGCGGTGCCTGCCGGGGGGCGGGGCGCGGCTTCTTCTTCGGCTTGCGTTTGGAGGGACCGAAGAGGTCGGTGCGGACCACACCGATCGCCATGAGGATGAACAGCCAAAGCACCGCGAGGTACGCGATCTTGATCAGTATGAGGGTCAAGTTGGACATCGAACTGCTCTTCAGCCCCTGTCGTGCTCCGGCCGGGGTGGCGGTCATCGGCGCCGCCACCGTGTCTTCCCCACCTTCGTTCCGGTGAGTTGAGGTCGCTGGTCCGCGGACCGTCGGGTCGCGGCCATTGTGCCCGATCGGTCGGGTCTTCGCGGAGACTACCTTCCCGGCCGGATATCCGACAGCAGGTCCGAATGGACCCGACCCCGGACTTGACCTTTGTGACGCCGACGCGACGGTGTTGGTTGCGCCCGGATCGCGCCGGCCGGCCGGAGTCCTCGACTGTTGCCGGTCCTCGGCTCAGTCGCGTCGGAAGGTCATGGTGGTGCGGCCGAGGCTGATCCGCGTGCCGTCCACCAGACGGGCCTGGCGCACCTGCTGTCCGTTGACGAAGGTCCCGTTGGTGGAGCCCTTGTCGACCAGGATCGCCTCGTCGCCGTCCAGGCGGATCTCCACGTGGTGGCGCGAGACGCCGTTGTCGACCAGGCGCAGGTCGCAGTCGGTGCCGCGGCCCAGGAGCGTGACCGGGGTGGTCAGCTCGAAGGACTGCTGCATCCCGTGGCTGGCGATGCTGCCCTCGGCGGTGGCGCCGCCGGGGGAGATCAGCAGGCGGGGACGGCCGGCCTGGCGCTGCGCGCCGGGCGCCGGGTCGCCCACCGGGGTGCGGACCTCGCCCTCCTTGCTCACCATCGTTCCGCGGACCACACCGGAACGGATGCGGAAGCGGCCGGTCTTGAGGCCCTCGTCGGACCTGAAGTGGACCCGTACCGGACCGACGAAGGAGTAGCCCTGTTCGGTCGCGTAGTCGCGGGCGAGCTTGGAGAGCTCCTGGCCGAGGCTGTCCGCGTAGACCTCCAGGCGCTCCTTGTCGCTGGCCGCCAGTTCGACGATGAAGTCGTTGGGGACCAGGGTCCGGCCCTGGGCGACGATCGCCGCGCGCTCGTCCATCTCCCGCTGGACCGCACTCGCCACCTCGACCGGTTGCAACTCGGACTTGAAGGCCATCGCGAAGGTGCCTTCGATCATGCCCTCAAGCCTGCGCTCGAAGCGTTGGAGCACTCCCACGAGCTACCTCCCTTTGTACTCCACATCCGTATGTGTAGACGATCGTAACCGGGCGATGGTGCCCCTGGTTTCATACGTACCCCCGCAAGAGGGGCGGTGGGCCCCCGCGGGAGGGGCGGCCGGGGCTCCGGAGGGCTCCGGAGGGGGTCCCGGGAAACGATGTGCGACCCGCGCTCAGAGCGTGCTAGCCTTATCCATGTCGCCAGGGGGAAACGGACGAAAAGCCCGGATCACCTGGCAACACAACTGAATGCAGTCACTCGGGCGGGTGGCGGAACGGTAGACGCGCACGGTTCAGGTCCGTGTGTCCGAAAGGATGTGAGGGTTCAAATCCCTCCTCGCCCACAAGATACCCGGTGGAGATCGCGAGACGATCACCACCGGGTTCTTCTTTTGTCCGGGACCCGGTCCGACGTGGCCCGCGGGGCCGGTGGGCGCCCGCACGGGGACCCGTGGCCGTTCCCGGCCACGGGCGCGCCCCGCGTCCACCGGACGGGTCCCCCTCTTCCCCCTTGCCGCCCCGCCTCTTCTCCCGTCCGCTCCGCCGCCGCCCTCAGCGGCCCGGGCCGCCGTGCGCCGCGGCCTCACCCTCCACCGGGTCCAGCCGCACCGCGCAGGTGAGGCGACGGGTGTGGTCGACGGTGCGGGCGGGGCCCGTCAGGTCCACGGCGAAGGTGTGGCGGAGGTCCTCGGAGGACGCCGCCAGCGACAGCTCCAGCCGGCCCGGGTCGACGGCGCGCACCCCGTCCGGCCCGGTGTAGGAGGACTGGTCGGCGTGCACGGTGAAGTCGACGGCGCGCGCCTCCCCCGGCTCCAGGTCGATCCGCGCGTAGCCCACCAGCCGCCGTACCGGCAGCGCCACCCGTGCCACCGGGTCGTGCAGGTACACCTGGACCACCTCCGTCCCGGGCAGGTGGCCGGTGTTGCGGACGGTGCAGCCCACGGTCACCTCGCCGTCGGTGGGGACGGACACCGGGGCGCCGTCGAAGGGGCGGCCACCGACCCGCGGGTCCTCCCAGGAGAAGGAGGTGTAGGTCAGGCCGTGCCCGAAGGGGTGGCGCGGGGTGGGGTCGACCGAGCTGACCTCGCTGCGCCGGGCCAGGGGCGCGCCCAGGTAGGTGGCGGGCTGGCCACCGGGGGAGCGCGGGACGGAGAGGGGCAGCCGTCCCCCCGGGCCGATCCGGCCGGACAGCACCCCGGCGATGGCGGAGGCGCCCTCCTCCCCGGGCATGAAGGCCTGCACGACCGCGGCCGAGGCGTCGGCGACCGCGCCCAGGGCGTAGGGGCGGCCGGTGACCAGGACGGCGACCACGGGGGTGCCGGTGGCGACCAGCGCCTCCCACAGCTCCTGCTGGACCCCGGGCAGGCGCAGGTCCTCGGCGTCGCAGCCCTCGCCCGAGGTGCCGCGGCCGAACAGGTCGCTGCGGTCGCCGAGCACCACCACGCACACGTCGGCCTCCCGGGCCGCCGCCAGGGCGGAGTCGAACCCCTCGGTCCCGGGCCCGTCCACGGAGCACCCTTGCGCGTGGACGATCCGGGTCTCGGGCAGCTCGCCGCGCAGCGCCTCGTGCACGGTGGGGACGTCCACGCCCAGCGGGGTGCCGGGGTGGCTGCGGCCCACGTGGGCCGGGAAGGTGTAGCAGCCGAACATGGCGTCGGGGGTGTCGGCGAGCGGTCCGACCAGGGCCAGCGTGCGTGGGGCGGCCAGCGGCAGGGCCCCGCGCGGGTTGTCGAGCAGGACGATGGAGCGCTCGGCCAGCGCGCGTGCGAGGGCGCGCTGCTCCGCCGGGTCGAGGTCGACGGGGGAGTCGTCCGGGTCGGGCGACCAGCCGGGGTCCAGCATGCCCAGCGAGCACTTGTGCAGCAGGACGCGGCGGGCGGAGCGGTCGACCAGCGCCTCGTCGAGCTCTCCGGCGCGGACCAGGGCGACGAGCCGGTCGCCGTAGCAGTGCGGGTCGGGCAGCTCGACGTCCACGCCGGCCTCCAGGGCCAGGGCGCCCGCGTGCCCGGGGTCCCCGGCGACCCGGTGCACGGTGTCCAGGAAGGTGACGGCGAAGTAGTCGGAGACGAGGGTGCCCTCGAACCCCCAGCGGTCGCGCAGCAGCCCGGTGAGCAGCCGGCGGTCGGCGGCGGCCGGGAGCCCGTCGTTGTCGTTGTAGGAGTTCATGACGGACCCGGCGCCCTCGCGCACGGCCGCCTCGAACGGGGGCAGGACGACGTCGGCGAACTCGCGGGGGCCGACGGACACCGGGGCGTGGTTGCGCCCGGCCCGGGAGGCGGCGTACCCGGCGAAGTGCTTGAGGGTGGCGATGACCCCGGCCGACTGGAGCCCGCGCACGTAGGCGGCGCCGATGGTGGCCACCAGGTAGGGGTCCTCGCCGATGGTCTCCTCGACGCGGCCCCAGCGCAGGTCGCGGGCGACGTCCAGGACGGGGGCGAGTCCCTGGTGGACGCCGAGCCGGCGCATGGTCCCGCCGATGCCCGCGGCCATGCGCTCGAC is a window of Nocardiopsis changdeensis DNA encoding:
- a CDS encoding Stp1/IreP family PP2C-type Ser/Thr phosphatase produces the protein MTIALRYAAYSDVGCLREGNEDSGYAGQHLLAVADGMGGYAGGEVASSIAISSISRLDAEDHPADEMAEALQQAVEQANASLSRRIMEEPRLENMGTTLTAMLWSGPRVALIHIGDSRAYLLRGSRFEQITHDHTLVQTLVDEGKITEEEVATHPQRSLILRALDGKSPVDPDISISEAKVGDRYLLCSDGLSGVVSKKTIHETLATEPDLRSAAKKLIDLAIRGGGPDNITAVIADVIETDADREGPTRAAQVVGAADQRRDMMEQGQDSPARRAQELRSTGGDTAEMDPVVDEPAYAGAPAPSGPPVGGAYAAAPYEEQPYSEYEEPPAPRRPRGGSGEPELQTRRWWPMIVGFLVIVALVAGAGYYFGRQYIDSQYFIAPSESGQNVAIYRGINTDIAGFSLSEQVEDSGLALDTLSEAERQSIENNIPADDLRDAQQRVEDLRESTAAEGGQGTGTEEGSG
- a CDS encoding glycoside hydrolase family 3 N-terminal domain-containing protein produces the protein MTPPPEPLDGAWRDTSLPDGERVDHLLAAMTLEEKAAQLNGVWVSADASGAPVAPHQHDASREPLAWEKVIENGLGQLTRPFGTAPVDPVAGRASLARSQREVMAANRFGIPAIAHEECLTGLAAWRATIHPVPPAWGAAFDPGLVERMAAGIGGTMRRLGVHQGLAPVLDVARDLRWGRVEETIGEDPYLVATIGAAYVRGLQSAGVIATLKHFAGYAASRAGRNHAPVSVGPREFADVVLPPFEAAVREGAGSVMNSYNDNDGLPAAADRRLLTGLLRDRWGFEGTLVSDYFAVTFLDTVHRVAGDPGHAGALALEAGVDVELPDPHCYGDRLVALVRAGELDEALVDRSARRVLLHKCSLGMLDPGWSPDPDDSPVDLDPAEQRALARALAERSIVLLDNPRGALPLAAPRTLALVGPLADTPDAMFGCYTFPAHVGRSHPGTPLGVDVPTVHEALRGELPETRIVHAQGCSVDGPGTEGFDSALAAAREADVCVVVLGDRSDLFGRGTSGEGCDAEDLRLPGVQQELWEALVATGTPVVAVLVTGRPYALGAVADASAAVVQAFMPGEEGASAIAGVLSGRIGPGGRLPLSVPRSPGGQPATYLGAPLARRSEVSSVDPTPRHPFGHGLTYTSFSWEDPRVGGRPFDGAPVSVPTDGEVTVGCTVRNTGHLPGTEVVQVYLHDPVARVALPVRRLVGYARIDLEPGEARAVDFTVHADQSSYTGPDGVRAVDPGRLELSLAASSEDLRHTFAVDLTGPARTVDHTRRLTCAVRLDPVEGEAAAHGGPGR
- a CDS encoding FHA domain-containing protein FhaB/FipA, coding for MSNLTLILIKIAYLAVLWLFILMAIGVVRTDLFGPSKRKPKKKPRPAPRQAPRGGGTPSHSGAAPARPQRPRRNEPSILAVTQGPLAGTTVPLASQPILIGRAPDSTLVITDDYASGRHARVYSDNGRWFVEDLNSTNGTYLGQQKLNRPQPITVGQPIRIGKTVLELRK
- a CDS encoding FhaA domain-containing protein; translated protein: MGVLQRFERRLEGMIEGTFAMAFKSELQPVEVASAVQREMDERAAIVAQGRTLVPNDFIVELAASDKERLEVYADSLGQELSKLARDYATEQGYSFVGPVRVHFRSDEGLKTGRFRIRSGVVRGTMVSKEGEVRTPVGDPAPGAQRQAGRPRLLISPGGATAEGSIASHGMQQSFELTTPVTLLGRGTDCDLRLVDNGVSRHHVEIRLDGDEAILVDKGSTNGTFVNGQQVRQARLVDGTRISLGRTTMTFRRD
- a CDS encoding FtsW/RodA/SpoVE family cell cycle protein is translated as MSDTSTPEAPTALPPVKRRNAELVLIVVAVVITMLGIAIAGLNLSGRVPAATWTVGLTFGALAVAAHAAMRFVAPYADPLILPCALFLNGIGVAMIWRLNAVESENIESAGVGMQLVWTALGLIFCFLIIVFLKDPRVLQRYTYISALVALVLLALPALPVIGHEVYGARLWIKIGPVQFQPSEFAKIALVIFLASYLMSKRQVLQIVGKPIKVGRFTLIELPRARDLAPILVGWLIAIGMLVVLRDLGTSLLLFGTFLAMLYVATQRSSWVTLGLVLFGGGATIAYFLFWHVRARVNIWINAFDQEVYEAVGGSQQLVQGIVGMAYGGLFGTGLGAGRPTDIFAADSDFILASIGEELGVTGLLAVLMVLFVLVERGMRVALASTGTFNKLLASGIAFVLVYQTFIVLGGVSRVIPLTGSTTPFMSAGGTALLTSWIMMGILLRISDNARRPAPQAIQDEGATQVIRR